A genomic stretch from Lysobacter ciconiae includes:
- a CDS encoding TerC family protein — MELLANPEVWVALATLTALELVLGIDNIIFISILAGRLPVQQRDRARKLGILLAAVTRLGLLFTIAWIIGLTAPLFTVFGHAFSWRDLILIGGGFFLIAKATHEIHQRVDGPPAHVTAAAAATATFGGVLAQIMVLDIVFSLDSIITAVGMVEQRWVMVTAIVISIVFMLAFARPISEFVERHPTVKVLALSFLLMIGLVLIADGFGLHIPKGYVYVAMAFSVFVELVNLWIRRRERAAEATGGEPA, encoded by the coding sequence ATGGAACTGCTCGCCAATCCCGAAGTGTGGGTCGCGCTCGCCACCCTCACCGCCTTGGAACTCGTCCTGGGCATCGACAACATCATCTTCATCTCGATCCTGGCCGGCCGCTTGCCGGTGCAGCAACGCGATCGCGCGCGCAAGCTGGGAATCCTGCTGGCCGCGGTGACCCGGCTGGGGCTGCTGTTCACCATCGCCTGGATCATCGGCCTGACCGCGCCCCTGTTCACCGTGTTCGGCCATGCGTTTTCCTGGCGCGACCTGATCCTGATCGGCGGCGGCTTTTTCCTGATCGCCAAGGCCACCCACGAGATCCATCAGCGGGTCGACGGCCCGCCTGCCCACGTCACCGCTGCGGCGGCAGCCACAGCGACGTTCGGCGGCGTGCTCGCGCAGATCATGGTGCTGGACATCGTGTTCTCGCTGGACTCGATCATCACCGCGGTCGGCATGGTCGAGCAGCGCTGGGTAATGGTGACCGCGATCGTGATTTCCATCGTCTTCATGCTGGCCTTTGCGCGGCCGATCAGCGAGTTCGTCGAGCGCCATCCGACGGTCAAGGTGCTCGCGCTGAGCTTCCTGCTGATGATCGGTCTGGTCCTGATCGCCGACGGCTTCGGGCTGCACATCCCGAAGGGCTACGTCTATGTGGCGATGGCGTTCTCGGTGTTTGTGGAACTGGTCAACCTTTGGATCCGGCGGCGGGAGCGGGCGGCGGAGGCGACGGGAGGCGAGCCCGCGTAG
- the glmS gene encoding glutamine--fructose-6-phosphate transaminase (isomerizing), whose amino-acid sequence MCGIVGAIADRDVVPVLIEGLKRLEYRGYDSAGIAVINDQQVQRVRRTGRVSEMESAALAEGLQARLGIGHTRWATHGGVTEANAHPHVSAGVALVHNGIIENHDQQREKLMAMGYEFESQTDTEVIAHLIHSFLTHGADLLTAVQAAVRELHGAYALAVVSRKEPGKLIAARMGCPLLIGVGEGENFIASDVSAILQATRNVIFLEEGDTAEITRDSVTVFGADNQPVERAMHQSDVSLASLELGPYSHFMQKEIHEQPRAVADTIEGVIDAGEFSAELFGPDAAEVLEGIEGVLILACGTSYYAGMTARYWIEGIAGLPCSVEIASEYRYRDAVANPKTLVVTLSQSGETLDTMEALKYAKSLGQERTLSICNVPESAIPRASRLVYYTRAGAEIGVASTKAFTTQLVALFTLTATLAKLQGRLDEAGEADYIDALRRLPGSVQHALNLEPQITAWSEHFAPKEHALFLGRGVHYPIALEGALKLKEISYIHAEAYPAGELKHGPLALVTDEMPVVVIAPNDSLLEKVKSNMQEVRARGGQLFVFTDADSNFHPSEGVHVIRAARHVGVLSPIIHTIPVQLLAYHVALVRGTDVDKPRNLAKSVTVE is encoded by the coding sequence ATGTGTGGAATCGTTGGTGCGATCGCCGATCGCGATGTGGTCCCGGTCCTGATCGAGGGCCTGAAGCGGCTGGAATACCGCGGCTACGATTCCGCCGGCATCGCGGTGATCAACGACCAGCAGGTGCAGCGCGTGCGGCGGACCGGCCGGGTCTCCGAGATGGAGAGCGCGGCGTTGGCAGAAGGCCTGCAGGCCCGGCTCGGCATCGGCCACACGCGCTGGGCCACCCACGGCGGCGTGACCGAGGCCAACGCGCATCCGCATGTGAGCGCGGGCGTGGCGCTGGTCCACAACGGCATCATCGAGAACCACGACCAGCAGCGCGAGAAGCTGATGGCCATGGGTTACGAGTTCGAGTCGCAGACCGACACCGAGGTCATCGCCCACCTGATCCACTCGTTCCTGACCCACGGCGCGGACCTGCTGACCGCGGTGCAGGCCGCGGTGCGCGAGTTGCACGGCGCCTATGCGCTGGCCGTGGTCAGCCGCAAGGAGCCGGGCAAGCTGATTGCCGCGCGCATGGGCTGCCCGTTGCTGATCGGCGTCGGCGAGGGCGAGAACTTCATCGCCAGCGACGTGTCCGCGATCCTGCAGGCGACCCGCAACGTCATCTTCCTGGAAGAGGGCGATACCGCCGAGATCACCCGCGACAGCGTGACCGTGTTTGGCGCGGACAACCAGCCGGTCGAACGCGCGATGCACCAGTCCGACGTCTCGCTGGCCTCGCTGGAGCTCGGCCCTTACAGCCACTTCATGCAGAAGGAGATCCACGAGCAGCCGCGTGCGGTCGCCGACACCATCGAGGGCGTGATCGATGCCGGCGAGTTCTCCGCCGAGCTGTTCGGCCCCGATGCGGCGGAGGTGCTGGAGGGCATCGAGGGCGTGCTGATCCTCGCCTGCGGCACCAGCTACTACGCCGGCATGACCGCCCGCTACTGGATCGAGGGCATCGCCGGGCTGCCCTGCTCGGTGGAGATCGCCAGCGAGTACCGCTACCGCGACGCCGTGGCCAATCCGAAGACGCTGGTGGTGACGCTGTCGCAGTCGGGCGAGACCCTGGACACGATGGAGGCGCTGAAATACGCCAAGTCGCTGGGCCAGGAGCGCACTCTGTCGATCTGCAACGTGCCCGAGAGCGCCATCCCGCGCGCCAGCCGGCTGGTCTACTACACCCGCGCCGGCGCCGAGATCGGCGTGGCCTCGACCAAGGCGTTCACGACCCAGCTGGTGGCGCTGTTCACCCTGACCGCGACCCTGGCCAAGCTGCAGGGCCGCCTGGACGAGGCCGGCGAGGCAGACTACATCGACGCACTGCGCCGGCTGCCCGGCAGCGTCCAGCACGCGCTCAACCTGGAGCCGCAGATCACCGCCTGGTCGGAGCACTTCGCGCCCAAGGAGCACGCGCTGTTCCTCGGCCGCGGCGTGCATTACCCGATCGCGCTGGAGGGCGCGCTCAAGCTCAAGGAAATCTCCTACATCCACGCCGAGGCCTACCCGGCGGGTGAGCTCAAGCACGGCCCACTGGCGCTGGTCACCGACGAGATGCCGGTGGTGGTGATCGCACCCAACGACAGCCTGCTGGAGAAGGTCAAATCCAACATGCAGGAAGTGCGCGCGCGCGGTGGCCAGCTGTTCGTGTTCACCGATGCCGACAGCAACTTCCATCCCAGCGAGGGCGTGCATGTGATCCGGGCCGCGCGCCACGTCGGCGTGCTGAGCCCGATCATCCACACCATTCCGGTCCAGCTGCTGGCCTACCACGTGGCCCTGGTGCGCGGCACCGACGTCGACAAGCCGCGCAACCTGGCCAAGAGCGTCACGGTCGAATAG
- a CDS encoding efflux RND transporter periplasmic adaptor subunit: MKPYALLPMLLVMLALAGCSRGPDGRGPGGNDGADHAPESTDTHPPAAGDAHGAGHEDIRQTTIPAATAAASGIRVEPVGAGVIADEHEVRGLVRPIDGRVAMVVARFPGAIRSLRGEVGDAVRAGQVLATVDSNLSLSTYSVRTPIGGVITARNASLGGVAGEGAALFEVADLSQLWVDLHIFGADAGHIGPGVPVSVTRISDALTVQTTLERVLPGMVSASQSAVARATLDNDDGLWRPGAAVKARITVDRQPVKQMVPLAALQTMEGEEVVFVQTGEVYRSREVETGVRDARNVEILSGLEEGDLVVVGESYLIKADIEKSGAAHDH; encoded by the coding sequence ATGAAGCCATACGCACTGTTGCCGATGCTGCTGGTGATGCTCGCATTGGCTGGCTGCAGCCGCGGACCTGATGGCCGTGGACCGGGCGGGAACGACGGTGCCGACCACGCCCCCGAGTCGACCGACACGCACCCGCCAGCAGCCGGTGACGCGCACGGCGCCGGTCACGAGGACATCAGGCAGACCACCATTCCCGCAGCGACCGCGGCCGCATCGGGCATTCGGGTAGAGCCCGTCGGCGCGGGCGTGATCGCCGACGAGCACGAGGTGCGCGGGCTGGTGCGTCCGATCGATGGACGGGTGGCGATGGTTGTCGCGCGCTTTCCCGGCGCGATCCGGTCGCTGCGCGGCGAAGTCGGCGACGCCGTGCGCGCCGGGCAGGTGCTGGCCACGGTGGACAGCAATCTCAGCTTGAGCACCTACAGCGTACGCACGCCCATCGGCGGAGTGATCACCGCGCGCAATGCCTCGCTGGGCGGCGTGGCCGGCGAGGGCGCTGCGCTGTTTGAAGTCGCCGATCTGTCGCAGCTGTGGGTCGACCTGCACATCTTCGGCGCCGATGCGGGCCACATCGGACCGGGCGTGCCGGTGTCGGTCACCCGCATCAGCGACGCCCTGACGGTGCAGACCACGCTGGAGCGGGTCCTGCCCGGCATGGTGAGCGCCAGCCAGAGCGCGGTGGCACGGGCGACGCTGGACAACGACGACGGCCTCTGGCGGCCGGGCGCCGCGGTCAAGGCGCGGATCACGGTTGACCGGCAACCGGTGAAGCAGATGGTGCCCTTGGCCGCGCTGCAGACGATGGAAGGAGAAGAGGTCGTCTTCGTCCAGACAGGCGAGGTCTACCGCTCGCGCGAGGTTGAGACCGGAGTGCGTGACGCCCGCAACGTGGAGATCCTGTCCGGCCTGGAAGAGGGCGATCTGGTCGTGGTCGGGGAAAGCTACCTGATCAAGGCGGACATCGAGAAATCCGGTGCGGCACATGACCACTGA
- a CDS encoding efflux RND transporter periplasmic adaptor subunit: MSIRDTSGQDQSIAAPSVKVRQRRRWLLAGAIALGVLLLGGWLVAGWSAGSRSFAGDRLRVATVTRGDLVRDISADGRVIAANSPTLYAIAGGTVTLNVVAGDVVKKGQPLAVIDSPELLSNLAQEQATLASAEAEAGRATLDAQVARSAARRALDQAGVDRQAAERDLQRYRRGFEGGAVSQIDVARAEDALKKSELGLGHARREFSLQGQGATLDSRNKQLLADRQRAVVSELQRQVDLLTLRAPFDGQVGQVLVDQRANVAANAPVLGVVDLSRFEVEIKVPESFARDLAIGMSAQLSGSGGQPLAATVSAVSPEVVNGEVTARLRFADQQPAGLRQNQRMRARVVLDTRENVLVVERGPFVEQGSGNLAYVMDGNVAVRKRIQTGVSSIGAVEIVEGLAAGDRIVVSGADQFDDAERVRISGL, from the coding sequence ATGAGCATTCGCGACACCTCTGGCCAGGACCAATCCATCGCCGCGCCATCAGTAAAAGTGCGCCAGCGCCGTCGCTGGCTGCTGGCTGGCGCCATCGCGCTCGGCGTCCTGCTGCTGGGAGGCTGGCTGGTGGCCGGCTGGAGCGCCGGCAGCCGCTCGTTTGCCGGCGACCGGCTGCGCGTGGCGACGGTCACCCGTGGCGATCTGGTCCGTGACATTTCCGCCGACGGCCGGGTGATCGCCGCCAACAGCCCGACCCTGTACGCCATCGCCGGTGGCACGGTCACCCTCAACGTGGTCGCCGGCGATGTGGTGAAAAAGGGCCAGCCGCTGGCGGTGATTGACAGTCCCGAACTGCTCAGCAACCTGGCCCAGGAGCAGGCGACCCTGGCCAGCGCGGAAGCCGAAGCCGGACGCGCGACGCTGGATGCGCAGGTCGCACGCTCCGCTGCACGTCGCGCTCTGGACCAGGCCGGCGTCGACCGCCAGGCGGCGGAGCGCGATCTGCAGCGCTACCGCAGGGGATTTGAAGGCGGCGCGGTCTCGCAGATCGACGTCGCCCGCGCGGAGGACGCGCTGAAGAAGAGCGAGCTCGGCCTCGGCCACGCCCGTCGCGAGTTCTCCCTGCAGGGCCAGGGCGCCACGCTCGACAGCCGCAACAAGCAACTGCTGGCCGATCGCCAGCGCGCGGTGGTCAGCGAACTGCAGCGGCAGGTGGACCTGCTGACCCTGCGCGCGCCGTTCGACGGCCAGGTCGGCCAGGTGCTGGTGGACCAGCGCGCCAACGTCGCGGCAAATGCGCCGGTGCTGGGCGTGGTCGACCTGTCCCGCTTCGAGGTGGAAATCAAGGTGCCCGAGAGCTTCGCGCGCGACCTGGCCATCGGCATGTCCGCCCAGCTCAGCGGCAGCGGAGGTCAACCGCTCGCGGCGACGGTCTCGGCGGTGTCGCCCGAGGTGGTGAACGGCGAGGTCACCGCGCGCCTGCGCTTTGCCGACCAGCAACCGGCTGGCTTGCGCCAGAACCAGCGCATGCGCGCGCGCGTCGTGCTGGATACCCGCGAAAACGTGCTGGTGGTCGAGCGCGGCCCGTTCGTGGAGCAGGGCAGCGGCAACCTGGCCTACGTCATGGACGGCAACGTAGCGGTCCGCAAACGCATCCAGACCGGCGTCAGCAGCATCGGCGCGGTGGAAATCGTCGAAGGCCTCGCGGCCGGTGACCGCATCGTCGTCTCCGGCGCGGACCAGTTCGACGATGCAGAGCGGGTGCGTATCAGTGGCCTGTGA
- a CDS encoding TolC family protein, with the protein MRFSSAALAVLAGVSAVAIPAHAAELLTLQDAFTRVASTHPALRLFGNRADVLAAERDIASQRPPMQLAVDVENVLGTGEQNGVEQAELTVSLASVLERGGKLDARRTLVQSRIDALAIERETQRLDLLADVARRYALAVAARREDAIATEDVAQRKRAVSEARRRLQAGASPESVVFSAQAALARAEMSQARAQAQAAARRQHLAALWGERAPEFTLGSADESTLPALAGFAELEQWLERTPEIARFADEVRIGEARLRLARAEASADIDWQLGIRHFRDSNDAALIASASMALGASRRAQPAIHAARAGLAGLEIERESAALALYSTLAEAHGRYQVARIEAARLHDEVRPRLALAEQATAHAYRAGAASYLEWAAVQAEYIAAREEEVDAVLRGELALIEIQRLTGQPLLAVSGSPTPGAEQ; encoded by the coding sequence ATGCGTTTTTCTTCCGCGGCCCTGGCCGTGCTTGCTGGCGTGTCTGCGGTGGCGATTCCCGCACACGCGGCCGAGCTGTTGACCCTCCAGGACGCGTTCACCCGCGTCGCCTCCACCCATCCGGCGCTGCGCCTGTTCGGCAACCGGGCCGACGTGCTTGCGGCCGAACGCGACATCGCCTCCCAGCGTCCGCCAATGCAGTTGGCAGTGGACGTGGAGAACGTCTTGGGTACCGGCGAACAGAACGGCGTGGAGCAGGCCGAACTCACCGTCAGCCTGGCCTCGGTGCTGGAGCGCGGTGGCAAGCTGGACGCCCGCCGCACGCTGGTGCAGAGCCGGATCGACGCGCTGGCGATCGAGCGCGAGACGCAGCGTCTGGACCTGCTGGCCGATGTCGCCCGGCGCTACGCGCTGGCCGTTGCAGCCCGGCGCGAGGACGCGATCGCAACGGAGGACGTGGCACAGCGCAAGCGCGCAGTCAGTGAGGCGCGCAGGCGGTTGCAGGCCGGTGCCTCGCCCGAATCGGTGGTGTTCTCCGCGCAGGCCGCGCTGGCGCGGGCGGAGATGAGCCAGGCGCGCGCGCAGGCGCAGGCCGCTGCCCGGCGGCAGCACTTGGCAGCCCTGTGGGGCGAGCGCGCACCGGAGTTCACGCTGGGCAGTGCCGATGAATCCACCCTGCCGGCGCTGGCCGGGTTTGCGGAACTGGAGCAGTGGCTGGAGCGCACGCCGGAGATTGCGAGGTTTGCCGATGAAGTGCGCATCGGGGAAGCGCGATTGCGGCTGGCCCGCGCAGAAGCCAGTGCGGACATCGACTGGCAGCTCGGGATACGCCACTTCCGCGACAGCAACGATGCGGCACTGATCGCCAGCGCGTCGATGGCCCTGGGCGCCAGCCGCCGGGCGCAGCCGGCCATCCACGCCGCCCGCGCTGGCCTCGCCGGACTGGAGATAGAGCGTGAGAGTGCCGCTCTGGCCTTGTACTCGACCCTGGCCGAGGCACACGGCCGTTACCAGGTGGCCCGGATCGAGGCGGCGCGCCTGCACGACGAAGTGCGGCCCCGCCTGGCGCTGGCCGAGCAGGCGACCGCGCACGCTTACCGGGCCGGCGCTGCGAGCTATCTGGAATGGGCCGCGGTCCAGGCCGAGTACATCGCCGCGCGCGAGGAGGAGGTCGACGCGGTGCTGCGCGGCGAGCTCGCCCTGATTGAGATCCAGCGATTGACCGGACAGCCGCTGCTTGCCGTGTCGGGTTCACCGACCCCGGGGGCGGAACAATGA
- a CDS encoding ABC transporter ATP-binding protein, with product MLHMQAVTKVYRTELVETHALRALDLHVREGEFVAVTGPSGSGKTTFLNIAGLLETFTGGVYKLEGEDVSTLSDDARSKLRNRKIGFIFQSFNLIPDLNLFDNVDVPLRYRGMSAAERKQRIEGALSRVGLGSRMKHYPAELSGGQQQRAAIARALAGSPRLLLADEPTGNLDSQMARGVLEMLEEINAEGTTIVMVTHDPELAARAQRDVHIVDGMATDLATGASLLQPRDEAATAATP from the coding sequence ATGTTGCACATGCAAGCCGTCACCAAGGTCTACCGCACCGAACTGGTCGAGACCCACGCCCTGCGCGCACTCGACCTGCACGTGCGCGAAGGCGAGTTCGTCGCCGTCACCGGCCCGTCAGGCTCGGGCAAGACCACCTTCCTCAACATCGCCGGCCTGCTGGAAACCTTCACTGGCGGCGTCTACAAGCTCGAGGGCGAGGATGTCAGCACGCTGTCCGACGACGCCCGCTCGAAACTGCGCAACCGCAAGATCGGCTTCATCTTCCAGAGCTTCAACCTGATTCCCGACCTCAACCTGTTCGACAACGTCGATGTGCCGTTGCGCTACCGCGGGATGTCGGCGGCAGAGCGCAAGCAGCGCATTGAAGGCGCGCTGTCGCGGGTCGGCCTGGGTTCACGCATGAAGCACTACCCGGCCGAGCTGTCCGGCGGCCAGCAGCAACGTGCGGCGATCGCCCGTGCGCTGGCGGGCAGCCCGCGCCTGCTGCTGGCCGATGAGCCGACCGGCAACCTGGACTCGCAGATGGCCCGCGGGGTGCTGGAGATGCTCGAGGAGATCAACGCCGAGGGCACCACGATCGTGATGGTCACCCACGACCCGGAACTGGCCGCGCGCGCGCAGCGCGACGTGCACATCGTCGATGGCATGGCGACGGATCTGGCCACCGGGGCATCGCTGTTGCAGCCGCGCGACGAGG
- a CDS encoding efflux RND transporter permease subunit, translating into MTTEPGLGKSGGVLAATVRFAIRHRWLMMVATLALIGLGIWSFSRLSIDATPDITNVQVQINTHAPGYSPLESEQRITYPIETALAGLPGLDYTRSLSRYGLSQVTVVFDDGTDVYFAREQVAQRLQQIRGQVPAGLEPQMGPMSTGLGEVFMYTVGAAPEARKPDGRRWTATDLRTLQDWVIRPQMLATAGATEVNTLGGFERQIHITPDPSRLVALGFTLQDIVEAVAVNNQNIGAGYIERNGQQYLVRVPGQLGEAGTDLLDEIGSIVLDRREGMSIRVGDVADVGEGPELRTGAATQGGEEVVLGIVAMLVGANSRDVAREAAEQLEVANRSLPEGVEARAVYDRTALVGRTMQTISRNLLEGALLVIVVLLLLLGNFRAALITAAVIPLAMLLTITGMVRGGVSGNLMSLGALDFGLIVDGAVIIIENCLRRFGQMQQKLGRVMTADERNELTATATVEVIRPSLFGLFIIAAVYLPIFALTGIEGKMFHPMAITVVLAITGAMVLALTFVPAAIAIFLGGRVKERESRVIAWCKARYAPALAWSLRRRGPVLGGALVLVLVSGWGATRLGGEFIPSLDEGDIAMHALRIPGTGIEQAVKMQLALERRLMQVPEIERVFSKIGTAEVANDPMPPNVADTFLMMKPRAAWPDPRKSKQALIEEIRAAAEEVPGNNYEFTQPIEMRFNELISGVRADVAVKVFGDDLDTLARVAAQIEAVAGQVSGATDVQVEQVAGLPMLSVEPDREALARFGLNPGIVQQTVATAVGGEVASQLYEGDRRFDIVVRLPESLRVDPAALQDLPIPLGEPAAAGAGDAWSRSPQTIPLREVATIRTVTGPNQVNRENGKRRVVVTANVGDRDLGGFVSDLQEQVQQRVAVPDGYWITYGGTFEQLTSASRRLAVVVPLTLLLIFGLLFMAFGSLRDAAIVFSGVPLALTGGVLALALRGIPLSITAGVGFIALSGVAVLNGLVMIAFIRSLRESGSSLDAAIVDGAMGRLRPVLMTALVASLGFVPMAFNVGTGAEVQRPLATVVIGGIVSSTLLTLLVLPVLYRWWHGGAEALPSVRP; encoded by the coding sequence ATGACCACTGAGCCCGGCCTGGGCAAAAGCGGGGGCGTGCTCGCGGCAACCGTCCGCTTCGCGATCCGCCATCGCTGGCTGATGATGGTGGCCACGTTGGCGTTGATCGGTTTGGGAATATGGAGCTTTTCCCGCCTCTCGATTGATGCCACCCCGGACATCACCAACGTGCAGGTGCAGATCAACACCCATGCGCCGGGCTACTCGCCGCTGGAGTCCGAACAGCGGATCACCTACCCCATCGAGACCGCGCTGGCGGGATTGCCGGGCCTGGACTACACCCGGTCGCTGTCCCGCTATGGACTGTCGCAGGTCACCGTGGTGTTCGACGACGGCACCGACGTGTATTTCGCACGCGAGCAGGTCGCGCAACGCCTGCAGCAGATCCGCGGCCAGGTTCCGGCCGGGCTGGAGCCGCAGATGGGACCCATGTCGACCGGTCTGGGCGAGGTCTTCATGTACACCGTCGGCGCTGCGCCGGAGGCACGCAAACCCGACGGCCGCCGCTGGACAGCGACCGACCTGCGCACCCTGCAGGACTGGGTAATCCGTCCGCAGATGCTCGCTACGGCCGGCGCCACCGAGGTGAACACGCTGGGCGGATTCGAACGGCAGATCCACATCACCCCGGACCCCTCCCGGCTGGTCGCGCTGGGGTTTACCTTGCAGGACATCGTCGAGGCGGTCGCGGTCAACAACCAGAACATCGGCGCCGGTTACATCGAGCGCAACGGCCAGCAGTACCTGGTGCGGGTGCCGGGTCAGCTGGGTGAAGCCGGCACCGACCTGCTGGACGAGATCGGCAGCATCGTGCTGGACCGGCGCGAAGGGATGTCCATCCGGGTTGGCGACGTCGCCGATGTGGGCGAAGGGCCCGAGCTGCGCACCGGGGCAGCCACACAGGGCGGCGAAGAGGTCGTGCTGGGGATCGTGGCGATGCTGGTCGGGGCCAACAGCCGCGATGTCGCCCGCGAAGCGGCCGAGCAGTTGGAGGTCGCCAATCGCAGCCTGCCGGAAGGGGTGGAGGCGCGCGCAGTGTATGACCGCACCGCGCTGGTCGGTCGCACCATGCAGACCATCTCCAGGAACCTGCTGGAAGGCGCTTTGCTGGTGATCGTGGTGCTGCTGCTTCTGCTGGGGAATTTCCGCGCGGCGCTGATCACCGCGGCCGTCATTCCGCTGGCGATGCTGCTGACCATCACCGGCATGGTCCGCGGCGGGGTGTCGGGCAACCTGATGAGTCTGGGCGCCCTGGATTTCGGGCTGATCGTAGACGGCGCGGTGATCATCATCGAGAACTGCCTGCGGCGCTTCGGCCAGATGCAGCAGAAGCTTGGGCGGGTGATGACCGCTGATGAGCGCAACGAATTGACGGCCACGGCGACGGTCGAGGTGATCCGGCCCAGCCTGTTCGGGCTGTTCATCATCGCCGCCGTCTACCTGCCGATCTTTGCGCTCACCGGCATCGAGGGCAAGATGTTCCACCCGATGGCGATCACGGTGGTGTTGGCCATCACCGGCGCGATGGTGCTGGCGCTGACCTTCGTCCCGGCGGCGATTGCGATCTTTCTCGGCGGCCGGGTCAAGGAGCGGGAGAGTCGGGTCATCGCGTGGTGCAAGGCACGTTATGCCCCGGCGCTGGCGTGGTCGTTGCGCCGCCGCGGACCGGTGCTCGGCGGGGCCTTGGTGCTGGTGCTGGTCAGCGGCTGGGGGGCCACCCGCCTGGGCGGTGAGTTCATCCCCAGCCTGGACGAGGGCGATATCGCCATGCACGCCCTGCGCATCCCCGGCACCGGGATCGAGCAGGCGGTGAAGATGCAGCTCGCGTTGGAGCGGCGGCTGATGCAGGTGCCGGAAATCGAGCGCGTGTTCAGCAAGATCGGTACCGCCGAGGTGGCCAATGACCCGATGCCGCCCAACGTCGCCGACACCTTTCTGATGATGAAGCCGCGCGCGGCCTGGCCCGATCCGCGCAAGTCCAAGCAGGCGCTGATCGAGGAAATCCGTGCCGCCGCCGAGGAGGTGCCCGGGAACAATTACGAGTTCACCCAGCCCATCGAGATGCGCTTCAACGAGTTGATCTCCGGCGTGCGCGCGGACGTGGCGGTCAAGGTGTTCGGCGATGATCTGGACACCCTGGCGCGGGTCGCCGCGCAGATCGAGGCGGTGGCGGGCCAGGTCTCCGGCGCGACCGATGTCCAGGTCGAGCAGGTAGCCGGCCTGCCGATGTTGAGCGTAGAGCCCGATCGCGAGGCATTGGCCCGGTTCGGCCTCAATCCCGGGATCGTGCAGCAGACGGTGGCGACCGCGGTGGGCGGGGAGGTCGCCAGCCAGCTGTATGAGGGCGACCGTCGCTTCGATATCGTCGTCCGCCTGCCCGAGTCGCTGCGCGTGGATCCGGCTGCGTTGCAGGACCTGCCTATTCCGCTGGGCGAGCCCGCCGCAGCCGGTGCCGGCGATGCCTGGAGCCGCTCACCGCAGACCATACCGCTGCGCGAGGTGGCGACGATCCGGACCGTGACCGGGCCCAACCAGGTCAATCGGGAGAATGGCAAGCGCCGCGTGGTGGTGACGGCCAACGTCGGCGATCGCGACCTGGGCGGGTTCGTCAGTGACCTGCAGGAGCAGGTCCAACAGCGGGTGGCAGTGCCTGATGGCTACTGGATCACCTACGGCGGAACGTTTGAGCAGCTCACATCCGCCAGTCGACGTCTCGCTGTCGTGGTGCCGCTGACCCTGCTGCTGATTTTCGGATTGCTGTTCATGGCGTTCGGCTCGCTGCGCGACGCGGCCATCGTCTTCAGCGGTGTTCCGCTGGCGCTTACCGGTGGGGTTCTGGCGCTGGCGCTGCGCGGCATTCCCCTGTCGATTACCGCCGGTGTCGGCTTTATTGCGCTGTCGGGCGTCGCGGTGCTCAACGGCCTGGTCATGATTGCCTTCATCCGCAGTCTGCGCGAGTCGGGATCGTCGCTGGACGCGGCGATTGTCGACGGCGCCATGGGCCGGCTGCGCCCGGTATTGATGACCGCGCTGGTGGCGTCCTTGGGTTTTGTGCCGATGGCCTTCAACGTGGGTACCGGCGCGGAGGTGCAACGACCGTTGGCGACGGTGGTGATCGGGGGAATCGTCTCCTCGACCCTGCTTACCCTGCTGGTGCTGCCGGTGCTGTATCGGTGGTGGCATGGCGGAGCGGAGGCGCTACCTTCGGTCCGGCCCTGA